The segment atttttgtctatatttaatactctatgcatgcatttaaagattcaatgtgacggggaattaaaaaatttgcaaaattttttggcaacTTGGTTAGTATGCATTCAGCGAGAACACAAAGCTTGTGGTTTTACCGCCACTTCAGTTTGTTGTCATTCAGTCATCTTGTGCTCTGTTCGAAATCCCGTACATCCTGAGAATCAGATGTGATAAATCATAAACAAGAACCAAGGTCGATAAAAACTTTTCTCGTGAGCCTGATCACATCTTTCTTTCGTcattttattttgtttattATGGTATATTTGTTTTCTTTGAAGTACTTccttcgttccaaattataaaatcattttgtattttctagatacatagcttaATTGAACCAAGGTCGATAAGTTGTTTTAAACATACTACATATCCAAATGCGTGACAGAAGCTACGTACCTTAAAAAACGCAGAATGACTTGGAACAGCATGATTGTAATAAGCACATGTTTTATATATAGTTACATTCGTGTTTATAGAAAGAGAAAAATGTCAGCTTTTGCAATGCTTGTTGAAATGCAATCGAGAAGGGTACATGACCCATGATATTTCTTTCTGTTTTCGTTCATAAAAAAAAATGCTGCTCAGATAACCTTAAGATTGGGCCATTATAATCAGAAATACACCAAGAATATCAGCAACGAAACCAGAGTATCGCTTGCCCATCTCTTCAACGATAGCAGCAGGGCTTGCCCATCTCTACAACGACAGCGGCAGGAAAGCTGGTATCCTGGCCCATCATGCATCCCCCGTTTTCAGCTCAACGCCAATAGTATCCCTATCACTATATGTACACATCCCCCCTCTGAAAATGTTGATTGATTTCGCTGCGCTTGACATCAACCATCCACAACCACAGCCACAGCCGCCATTCATTCGCAGCTCGTCTGTAGCTTGATCAAATTGATGAAATTCTGTCGCTGCTGCCGCCTCACAGCAAATGTTTAGCTTGCTGTCCTGACATGCTATCTACCATCGTCGCTCAAAGCTCGGTCTTTAGCTTGCTCGCCGGGGTTTGTTGCGTTCCTGCAGAAAATTCATGAAAACGGAGGCCAAAGTCAGTGTGGAATTTCAATAACTTTCCATCTGTACACAGCTCATGAACACAAAATTCAAAGAACAGTTGAACACAATTTATGTCATTCAACGCAAGCTCATGAGCAAGAGGTCTGCATGTCCAGACTCCAGAGCTACCGCGAGCTGCGAAGGGGGCCGCGTGATAAAGATGCTGGACGGATTGCCGGACAGCGCTGCTGGTATGCCACTCAGCGCTGAGCAGGCAAGAAGCTGTCAATTATTTCTGGGCAAAAACAGATTCTGCCAGCCGTAATGCAGTACAGATATCTCATCTCGTCAGGAAGGAGAAGGGGGTCCCCAGGGTGTTTAATGATTCCTGAACGCTTTGCATGATTAGGCCTGTACCTCCAATAGCTCCTGTCTCCACAACGCACTCTGCTTGGATCCAGGGCCGTAGCACAGATCGGTTGCCCAGATCCGAACGGCAGATCACCGGCTCTTATTACGCCTTTTCTTTGGTTTCTCTCATTGGTGCAGCAAAAGCTGGAGCGGTGTTCTAAGCCTAAGGTATAGATCAATGGAGCTAGTTAGGATCTAACAATCATTTATAACACATCTTTACAAGCTATGAAAACGCTTAATTAGGCTGACCAGGCAAACACTCCAACCATTTTTCCACTATACATACTAGCTACAACATATCCAGTGCTGACCTACATCCTTAGTTATTACAAGGGCAATAAAAATGTAGAATGGCAGGTCTTGTCGTGGTGTATCATTGTGGAAATGGCAGCATTAAAGTAATACTAGTAGCTCACTTCATGCGTTTGcttaagttttcaagattccccgtcacatcgaatcttgtggcacatgcatgaagtattaaatatagacgaaagtaaaaactaattacacagtttagctggaaatcgtgagacaaatcttttgatcctagttagtccataattaaattatatttatcacaaacaaacgaaagtgctacagtaccgaaatccgaaatcttttcggaagtaaacaaggccttagtattgATACTGGCTGAACATAGTGGCATTCAGGCTGAAGTAGTTTCCAGCTGGCTATTAGCTCCAACACGAAAAATTGGACACGAGAGACCCAGACAAGTAGTGGACAACTTACAGAAACGGTGGGCCCGTTCACAGTTGTACGAGTGGGCAGAAGGGCCCAAGGGACCAGATCTGCATCTAAAGGCCTTATGCAGCCAAGCCCAAACAGAAAGACGGGGGTGATATGGTTTCTGGTTCTGGACATGCATTTATTGGTTCGGGCCATCAGCACCAACCGGTTGGGTCCGCCTGTGCCAGAGAGAACAGATCCACCAGACCAACACACGCCATGGCCCCTTAGCTTTACCAGCCCCAAAGAATGGCGATGATGCCAATAATGATTGAACAAACAAAATAAAAGGGGCCAAGATCCAGGAAATGGCACTCTAATCTGGTCATCTTTCTAGCAAAGTCCTGGGCTCATCTGGTTTTTGCTAGTATGAAAAATAGCTAATGCTAAATAGTTCTGAAGCAGTGGAAAAAATAGTTTTCCTCCCAAAAACGGCGCAGCAATTCAAATTAGACATCTATGTTGTTTCCAAATTCCATAACCAAACAGCAGAGTTTCTACTGGGATATGTGGCTAGCTTTCACGTTGATTAGCTAATGCAAAACACCTGGTCACTGTAGCACCACATGCTTTTGTATGTCTTTTGCTTCACCTGTGTTTCCTCAATAATCTTCAATAATATATAGATGCTATTTACTATATGGGCCAATGTAACAGCAATGGTAGCATATTCAAAGATTTAGTCATGGCTGTAAATAGCAGGTATACTTCAGAAATATCCCTTAGCTAGTAACTATTCACCTCAAGTTTTGAGGAACAccatatatttaaaaatttacCTATTTGTACATTTTCTTCTCAAGAGAGCGGGACAAAGTAAGAGACAAAAGTTGTGGGGGCAAGCCAGGCTGAGATATATTAAGTAAGCGACAAACAGCTAAATTCAATCAGGAAGGCAATATAGGAATGCGTGCAAGTTTACCAGAGCTTGTTAGATCATAGCCGAAGAGAGAGGGACTGGGGTTGCCAAAGACGGGAGGATGGCCATCCCCCCGCTTTTCCCACTGTGAAGCCACTTGGTGTGGATGTGCTAAATCACCATGCCAGAAGTGCTGTTGAAGTTGCATCAGCTGCCTTGTTCCATGAACACCCATTTCTGGCCAGGTTACCTGCTCCAAGTCGATTCCGTTCTTGCAGTTGAAGCCTGCTATCCTTCCACACTGTAAAAGTAGTAGGTAACATACAATTAGCAGTTTGAATATTAAAATAGAACAAGCAGTCAAGCACTGAGTTCTCCAGCAACAAAGTTACACACTTTAAACTGCATAAAGGATTGAATCGAGCCAAGGTGGGTATCAGATTTTCTTCCAAAGAATTTGCTACCTATGAAAGGCTTAAAAATCAGCAAGTGTGCATATTTGAACATTGTCAAAGCGTTCTGAAAGTTATATGTGGGCCAGCCATGATACTCTAATGATGCATTTATCTACAAGAGCAAGCTTTTGATCATTATTGATATGGTTAGTTCAAACTATATCCTTCAATCTGAAGTAACTTCAGGGCACATCTGCAATCGACCTTGGTTCAGCTGTCTAATTACTAGCAGAGAGTTCTTTCTCTATAAAGGAGAATCTAAAGTTGGGACCCTGGAGTAGTAATGGTAAACCAACAGGCTGCAAGGTAGACTTTCATCAAAGTTCccattggcagaactcaaagaaGCTCTGAGAAATGGAAACCTCATTAATCAGAAAATGACACATTTTGCCATTTCTTCCCTGTATAACTAAACTTTCTACCTGCACACATACATGTTACAGTGGTTTGGCTGCTTACAACAGCTAGGTTCAGTTCATACTAGCTGTTTCCAACtattccctccatcccaaaaggAATATAACTCTCGTTCCCTGAGGAGTCAAATAATATcaaatttaatatatatatatatatatatatatatatatatatatatatatatatatatatatatatatgatgcatATAGACTAAGCAtggaatatattttataataaatagTATATCTGAAATTTTAAATattgatatatattttttccttataaatctagtcaaactTTAAGATTTTTTACTTGTCAACAAACAAGATTTACATTctttttggaatggagggagtagggtAGAACCAGAAAGAACAGCACCCAACTTGGCTAGATCCTGAAATAACAGCAGCATATTTGAGTATGCATGACGTATCCTACTAGTTTTAACAGAGGTTCTGCGGAAACCAAGCTATACAGAtagaaaacttttcaaaaataaatcaaggccttgtttagttccgaaaagatttcggatttcggatttcggtactgtagcactttcgtttgtttgtgtcaaatattatcaaatcatagactaactaggctcaaaagattcatctcgcgatttacagataaactgtgtaattagtttttgttttcatctatatttaatgcttcatgcatgtgccccaagattcgatgtgacggagaatcttgaaaagtttttggatttcggggtgaactaaacaacgccCAATATGGTTTTCATTAATCAGGCATTGTGCTTGAGGAGAAAGCTTTTCTGTAAATCAACGAGGCCCAACTTGTAGAAAGCTGACAAAAAGGATGGCAGCATAAGTACCTCCGTGGTCAGAAAGCTGTCTAGCCCACCAAAATCGACCCTTGGGTTTACAGCTGCGAGCCTCATTGACAAATACTGGACATGGCAGAACAGTAGTGAGATTAGGAGAAAGATAATGCGTGCAATGTTGGCTAAAAACGAAAAGGGCTTTTCAGCTTTTCAGGTTGTGCAAGGGATATCAACAGTTACCTCAACTTGCCTTTGGAGAGACTGAACATGATTGATGATCTCATCTAGCACCAGTGCTGTTCCTGATACCTGATACAGCCCAGAAAGCAAACAGCAGCCATTAATTAACTAATTCATTTTCCTCAGTTCTTCCATCTCATTTCGAGATTTGAAAGAAAGCAAAATCAAAAGGAAAACGTCCTAAAGCTTCATTCCAAATTTGGAAATAGAAATTGGAAGTaaacacttttttttttgacaaggaagTAAACACTATTTCGCAAGAACAATTGAAAAGGTTGGGAGTGTGGGTAGCATCATCAACAAGACCAATTCATGAATGTATAAGCAAGCTTGACCGCTGAACATTGTTCATTGCTTCATAAAAAGGAATTACTGTTTgttctaaggccctgtttagtttctcacccaaaaaaatttcatccatcacatcgaatctttggcacatgcatggaacattaaatatatatataaaaataaactaattacacagtttggttgaaaatcacgatacgaatcttttaatcctagttagtccatgattagccctaagtgctacagtaacctacatgtgctaatgacagattaattatgcttaatagatttgtcttgcagtttccataCGAGCTAtgaaatttgttttttttattagtttctaaaaacttctCCCGACATCATTCCGAcgtatccgatgtgacacccaaaatttttttatctacaatctaaacagggcctaaaccaATTCGTGCATGAATAAGCAGTAACAAGCTTTGACAGCAGAACATTGTTCATTGCTTCATAACAGTGAATTACTGTTCTATTTTGTAGCCAGTCCAGCTACAAACAGTAGTTGGAATATAAAAAGTCGAGATACTATTGTAGTACAACAAAGCTACCAGTCAACATTGGCAACCCCTGCACGTTTGTTGAAGGCAACACGAAACCTCACAGGGAATTGACCTTGACCTACACCACCACTCTTCCATAGTGGAGACCAAAAGCTGCTGCTGtccttgcaacgaaactaatgGTCAAACCACGGCAGCAGCAATGGCACACGCCAACCATTCCCCATAAACTCCACACACCACCGAAAACACAACCATCGGCCATTCCTCCCCCAATGCCGCCTCTATTCAGCCACCTCCACGCACGCAGCCTTGCCTCCACATCCAAAGATGCCGACCCATAATCCATAACATTATTGCGAGCGCAACGCAGCATCAAAAGAGGATAGCAACATTCCATCAGGATAGGAGGATGGAAGTGTCATGGCCTCGACCAAGCCAGCCCGGCCCCCCATTAAGCTACCCGCCCCCGGCACCTTTCAAAGCCGCTGCTACATTCCGCCCAGACAATCACACCCAAGACCCAGTTAGGTGCGCCGGATCACGATGCATCCCTTATCTATCATCCACAAGCGCGCGGGGACGAAggcgcggccggccggccacgaCAACCCCACATTTCCCTTTCCCATCCCACACCCCGTCGTGCAACACGACCCATATGGACGTGTCGGGCGCACGGTGCCGGAATAATCAGGCACCGCCACGTTTCGGAACGCGCTGCATTTAAGGTCTTTCCCGCGTTGATACATGGGTTCTTTTCGCAACCAGCGAGGCAAGCAGACGGCGGACTACTAATGCTGCACGTCCACGGCAACGAACCGAGGGGTCTAGCATTTTCGACTGCAGTGCGTTGCACAAGGGAGGCAAAGGGAGGAGGACCATTCGGAGATGGCCTCTCATCAAAAAGCAGTAAAAAGACCACCGAAAGCAGGAAACGCAGTGTACTTGGGGGCGGCGTAGAACCGGAATTTTATTTTACACGGCTCACACTAGGCGACATATTGCGTTGTTTAGGCTTCCTTCCAAAGGCGATGCTCAGGACTGAAATTGAAGGTGGGGCGTGCGAAGATGAGCGGGGTGAAAAAATGCAGGCAGGGCAGGCGCACCTTACTGCAGCCGGGGACCAGCTCCTTGAGCAGCTCCATCCTCGCATTGATCTTCTCGCGTCTCGCCTGATGAGTGGacatttttttaataataataatgacagAAAAGATAATCAGCTTTTTGATGAGACTGTGAGAGCAAAGAATGGAAGCGAATAATTAAGTGATTAGCGGCGAAAGCGACCCTGAAAAGGGCGACGTCACCGCGTCCTAATCACCCAATCATTGGCATAAACCCTCACGGACCACCGAATCTAATCCTCCCATGAGGTTGGCTTAAGCTGAGCGAGGCGCTGCGATTAGCGGCGCGGCGAAGCGGAACTCACCCGCTCGGCGAGGCTGTGGCTGTCCGTGGCCTGGCCCCGCCTGGCCCGCACGTGCACGTACGCCGGCTTctcgtcgtcgccgtcgccgtcgccgcccgtGGGcttctcctccgccgccgccgtcttccCCTTCTTCGCCGCCTTCCCCTGCAGACGGCCACGGGAGCAATCAGAACTAAGGTAGCTCGTGGAAAATGCAGACGCGTGATGTAGTAGCACTCTACCTTGGAGGCGCGGTCGACGGGTTCCGCCTTGCGCTTGCCTGCGTTAGCGGCGGCGGGAGGGGGTGGTGGAGGCGGCGCTGGGGACGGGGAGGACGGGGACGGAGACGGGGGCGCGAACGTGGAGAAGCGCGCGGCGCGGTCCACGAGGTGCGGGTCGGAGGGGAAGGTTGGCGCGGGCGCTGCTGCGGCTGGGGCTGGGGATGGGGCTAgggcgggcggcggcgccgtGCGGGGGAGGAGCAGCTCCATGGCCTGCGAGGTGGGGAGTCCCAGCAGCGCCGTGAAggagcctccgcctccgcccccgcctccgcgggcgcgcgcggcggaggaggaggcggtggcgggggacAGCGCCGCCTGGATCTCgcccccggcggcggcggcggggagctCCTGCGGCGGCGAGGCGTGGCGCATTGGCGCGGCGGAGGCGTCCTGGAGGAAGGGAGCggcggagggaggaggaggaggacacgggagcggaggcggaggcgggggAAGGGGAGAGTGGCGCCGTTATTTATAGGGGGTGGGCCGGCGCTGAGGCGAGACGAGAGGGTGGTGTGCCGTGCCGAGCGCGCGcgtgagctgctgctgctgctgcgtttCGCAGTCGCACGCCCGCACGGCTCCGCTCGGGTCAAGAAGGAAGGAGAAGATGGGAGAGgccaggagcaggaggaggaggaggggtggTTGGTTTTTTGTTAggacttgtttacttccacccaaaatccaaaaacttttcaagattctccgtcacatcaaatctttagatgtatgcatggagtattaaatataaacgaaaataaaaattaattgcacagtttggttaaaatttacgagacgaatcttttgagcctagttagtctataattggacaataattaccacaaacaaacgaaaatactacagtatcccGAAAACATTTCGGGaaggaactaaggccttgtttacttcccagaaaattctgcaaaatttttcacatttcccgtcacatcgaatctttagacgcatgtatgaagtattaaatatagacgaaaataaaaactaattacacagtttggtcgaaattgacgagacgaatcttttaagtctagttagtccatgattggacaatatttgtcaaatacaaacgaaagtgctacggtatccatttccaaaatttttcggaactaaacaaggccttactgtgGTGCTACTGCTCCGTTTTTACCGTGTGGGGCCCAATCGTAGTAGTCCTCGCATAGACCGGGGGAAGACTGTGTGGGGGAGGGCCGGAGGGTGGAGACTGGCGGTGAAACTCTGTTCGCTGTTGACCTTTACCATTTCCGGGCAGTGCGTGTGGTGGACCGGACCGTGCGGTAGCTCAAGCTGCCGCTCTGGAAAGTGGATGGCCGCAGCCGCGCAGACCAGTAAAAAGGCGGTTTCGCCAACTCATCATCAAAAGCCGGGTCGGGCCGGTCAAAAGCCCGGTTTCGACGCGGCCCGGGCTTGGCCGCTTTGGTAAACGCTGCTGCTCCGTCTCGGAAAGTCCTTTGGATCTGGTCTCAGAAAGCCTCCGGGtttgaatttatttattttcctatacgGTTGGATAGGTTTGGTCTAGGCCCTTGCTTGATGCAAAAATTTTACCAAAATGtatatagtagcactttcgtttgtatttgataaatattgtccaaccataaattaattaggtttaaaagattctacaattaattattttttaaaattatatttaatgttttatacatgtgctgcaagatttgatgtgacggagaatctgaaaaaaaaattataaattttttttgaactaaacaatcaGCCAGTGAATTTTACGACATTGAGAtacattaattttttttataaaaatgtgCCTATCTATAATATTAAGGGTAGAAAATCTTGTTCCGACCTTTTAGGGAACCtatgtatttttttttagaaaaaagaacCTAAAGAATTTCAAAATTTACTTACTTGTTCGGCCATGAGAACAATGAGATAACCACTCCCTCCGTTTTGTTTTGATTGTTAAGGCATCACGAGATGCATTTCACGTTGTCCATTaagaattttaatt is part of the Sorghum bicolor cultivar BTx623 chromosome 10, Sorghum_bicolor_NCBIv3, whole genome shotgun sequence genome and harbors:
- the LOC8082443 gene encoding transcription factor bHLH48 isoform X1, with protein sequence MRHASPPQELPAAAAGGEIQAALSPATASSSAARARGGGGGGGGSFTALLGLPTSQAMELLLPRTAPPPALAPSPAPAAAAPAPTFPSDPHLVDRAARFSTFAPPSPSPSSPSPAPPPPPPPAAANAGKRKAEPVDRASKGKAAKKGKTAAAEEKPTGGDGDGDDEKPAYVHVRARRGQATDSHSLAERARREKINARMELLKELVPGCSKVSGTALVLDEIINHVQSLQRQVEYLSMRLAAVNPRVDFGGLDSFLTTECGRIAGFNCKNGIDLEQVTWPEMGVHGTRQLMQLQQHFWHGDLAHPHQVASQWEKRGDGHPPVFGNPSPSLFGYDLTSSGLEHRSSFCCTNERNQRKGVIRAGDLPFGSGQPICATALDPSRVRCGDRSYWRNATNPGEQAKDRALSDDGR
- the LOC8082443 gene encoding transcription factor bHLH48 isoform X2; this encodes MRHASPPQELPAAAAGGEIQAALSPATASSSAARARGGGGGGGGSFTALLGLPTSQAMELLLPRTAPPPALAPSPAPAAAAPAPTFPSDPHLVDRAARFSTFAPPSPSPSSPSPAPPPPPPPAAANAGKRKAEPVDRASKGKAAKKGKTAAAEEKPTGGDGDGDDEKPAYVHVRARRGQATDSHSLAERARREKINARMELLKELVPGCSKVSGTALVLDEIINHVQSLQRQVEYLSMRLAAVNPRVDFGGLDSFLTTECGRIAGFNCKNGIDLEQVTWPEMGVHGTRQLMQLQQHFWHGDLAHPHQVASQWEKRGDGHPPVFGNPSPSLFGYDLTSSGTQQTPASKLKTEL